The window GGGCTGTTTCCGCGAACTCGGTGACAGGCTTGAATGCGGTGACTCCCCCTCACCCGGATCGCAAGAGCGATCCGACCTCTCCCCGTAAACGGGGAGAGGTGAAGGAGAGCTGGTGGCGCGCGCGGCGCGGATAAACTCGCGGATCATCTCGGCATCCTTGACGCCGGGAGCGCGCTCGACGCCGGAGGAAACATCGACGCCGCCGGCGCGGGTGACGCGGATGGCTTCCGCGACATTTTCGGCATTAAGCCCGCCCGAGACCATGAACGGCAATTTGAGATCGAGATTTTCCAGCACATGCCAGTCGAACACGGTGCCGAGACCGCCGGGGCGGGTGGCTTCCTTTGGCGCGCGGGCATCGAACAGGATGCGGTCGGCGACCGCGGCATAGCCGGGCAACGCTGCAAGATCGGCCGGCGTCTCGACCGCGATCGCCTTCATCACGGGCAATGCGAATTTCTGCTTGATGTCGCGCAGCCGTGCCACGGTTTCGCGGCCATGCAGCTGCAAAATATCCGGCTGCAGCACCTCGACGATATTGGCAAGCGTCGCATCATCGGCATCGACCGTGAGTGCAACTTTTGTGGCGCGCCGTTTTGCGTGCTTGCCGAGTTCGCGCGCGGTCTCGAGGCTGAGATGCCGCGGCGACGGCGGGAAAAATACAAATCCCACCATATCCGCGCCGGAATCCAGCGCGACGTCGAGCGTCTCGCGCGTGGACAGGCCGCAAATTTTGACGATCAGGGACATGGTTCAGGGCACAGGTCAGGACGGCGGTAAAAGCCGAAAAAAGTGGTTCGTTTGCGCCCGCGTTCTACAACGTCGCGCCCTGCTTGTCTCGCCCACTGGGCCCATAAAAGCCCCCCGGCTGCGGGGCGGGAAGGCGCTGCGGGTCGTAGCGCGAGGCCGGGGCTGCGGCGCGCAGATCGGCCAGTTGGGAGCGCGCCTGCCGCGCATCGGCCTCGTGCTGGCGGGCCGCGCGCCGCCAGCGGCGCTGCCGGAACCAGGTCGCGGAGCTGCCCGCCACCACCCCCAGGATCGCGACCGCGATGATCAGCACGAACAGCGGCAGCCTGACCGAGACCGACGGATCGGCGGAGTTGAACGGATCGAACGACACCGTGACAAGATGACGGTTGGCGACCGCGAAGACGATGAAGATCAGCCCCAGCGGAATCAGGACGAGGCCGGTTAAGAACTTTCGCATGACCATCTCTCGCGTTGATGGAGACCGGCGGGCGCGTATTCCGCGAACAGCAGACCCACGGACTGATCCGAGGCTTAACGCCTACGCGCCGGCGTCGGGTGACGACCCGTTGTCGCGGTTCAGACGTTCGCGCATTTCCTTGCCGGTCTTGAAGAACGGCACGCTCTTCTGATCGACCGGGACATGCGCGCCGGTGCGCGGGTTACGGCCGGCGCGGGCCGGACGGTGCTTCACCGAAAATGCGCCAAAACCGCGCAGTTCGACGCGATCCCCACGCGCCAGCGCGGCGACGATCTCATCGAGGATGGCATTCACGATGTTCTCGACATCCCGCTGGTAAAGGTGCGGGTTGTGCTCGGCGATGCGCTGAACAAGTTCGGATTTGATCATCGAGACTGGGACCCGGGACGGTGCGGATATCCATTTCCGTGAAAATGCGTTGAACTGTCAAGACGCTAAATGAATATTGCGCCGCGCGAAAACGCGTGACAATCGGCCGGATTGGGGATTGTGGCAATACCCGCCCTGCGGGAGCGAGGGACGGAAACCGGACTTAGGCGGTTCAATTGCTGCCGGCGGGTTGCCATAGCGCCAGCATGCCGTCCAGGCCCAGGCGATCGACCGCCTGCGCGAGGCCGGCCTGCTCGATTTGCCTGGCGATCGTGCTGAAGCCCAGCGCATCGAGCGTAATCGAAGCCGCCGTTCGCAGGAACGTCAGGTCGCCGAAGCGTGGTGTCATCTTGTAGTTGCGCACCGGCAGATCGGCCTTGACGCCCTTCTGCGCCACCAGCCACGCCACTGCGGTTTTCTCGTCGCCGAGTTGATCGATCAGCTTCAGATCGACGGCCTGGTGTCCGGTGAAGACCCGGCCATCGGCGACTTTTTCGAGCAAATCGTCGTCCATGCCGCGCCGCTCTTTGACGAGGCCGCGAAACCACGTGTAGGAATCCTTCACCAGCGAATCCAAAGCGGCGCGCGCTTCCGGACTGGTCGGCTCAAAGCCGTTGGGCGCCGCTTTGAGCGGCGAAGACTTCACTTCCTCGACCTTGACGCCGACAGTTTTCATCAAATCGGTGAAATTAGGAAACTGGAACAGCACGCCGATCGAACCGACCAGCGAGGTTTGCTGCGCGACGATATGATCGGCCGCGATCGCTGTGATGTAACCGCCCGACGCCGCCAATCCCTCGACCACCACGACCAGCGGCTTCTTCGCCTTCAGCCGCGTCAGCGCGTCGTAAAGCTGTTCGGAGCCGGCGGTGGTACCGCCGGGAGAATTGATATGCACGATGACGGCTGCGGCCTGCGATTTTTCCAGCCGTTCCAGCGCCTCGACGCGATCATTGTCGCTGCGGATCAGGCCTTCGATGTTGATCCGTGCAATCGCGTTCGAGCTCGTGAACGCGCTGCGTCCGCCCGGCGTCGCCACCAAGCCGACAGTGGCGATCGCGACGATCGCGGCCAGTACCGCGACCACGCGCCAGAACGTCAGCTTGCGGCGAATCCTGCGGCGATCGACGATCACATCCGAATCAAGCGACATCGAAATTCTCCAAAGGAAGCGGTTCGTAAGGGGATTGCACGGTCTTCTCTGCACAGCACTAATATGCCGTGTCCCAATTACATCAATTGCGATGCAATATGTAGAAAACAAGGCCCTTTCGTCGTCCCTGCGGAAAGCAGGGACCCATAACCACCGATGCCAATTGCAAGGAAAAGGCAACTACCCAACCGCCCAATCGATAGGGCACGGAGTATGGGTCCCTGCTTTCGCAGGGACGACACCGAGAATAACAAAAAAGGCCCCGGTCGAAACCGGGGCCTGATCGCTGGGAAAGTAATCGCTTACTTGTCGTTGCGCTGCTTGAGCGCGGTGCCCAGAATGTCGCCCAGCGTCGCGCCCGAATCGGAGGAGCCATATTGCGCGATGGCCTCCTTCTCTTCGGCGACTTCGAGCGCCTTGATCGAGACCTGCACCTTGCGGGCCTTCTTGTCGAACTGGATCACCCGCGCATCGACCTTTTCGCCCACCGCAAAACGCTCGGCGCGCTGGTCGTTGCGATCGCGCGCCAATTCGGAGCGCTTGATGAAGGTAGTGAAGTCGGTACCGGAGATCTTGACCTCGATGCCGCTTTCCTTGACCTCGAGCACTTCGCAGGTCACGACCGCGCCCTTCTTGACGTCGCCCGGTTCTGCGAACGGATCGCCTTCGAGCTGCTTGACGCCGAGCGAGATGCGCTCCTTTTCGACATCGACATCGAGCACCACGGCTTTCACCATGTCGCCCTTCTTGAAGTTGTCGATCACCTGCTCGCCCGGAAGCTTCCAGTCGAGGTCGGACAGATGCACCATGCCGTCGACGTCGCCCTCGAGCCCGAGGAACAGGCCGAACTCGGTCTTGTTCTTGACCTCGCCCTCGACCGTCGATCCCACCGGGAATTTCTCGACGAACACTTCCCAGGGATTGCGCATGGTCTGCTTGAGGCCGAGCGAAATCCTTCGCTTGACCGAATCGACTTCCAGGACCTGCACTTCGACTTCCTGCGAAGTCGAGACGATCTTGCCGGGATGCATGTTCTTCTTGGTCCACGACATTTCCGAGACGTGGATCAGGCCTTCGATGCCCGGCTCGAGCTCAACGAACGCGCCGTAGTCGGTGATGTTGGTGACGCGGCCGGTGAAGCGTGCGTTCAGCGGGTATTTCGCCTCGATGCCCTGCCAGGGATCATCGAGCAGTTGCTTCATGCCGAGCGAGATGCGGTGGGTCTCGTGGTTGATCTTGATGATCTTGACCTTCACGGTCTGGCCGATGGTGAGCACTTCGGTC is drawn from Bradyrhizobium lablabi and contains these coding sequences:
- a CDS encoding integration host factor subunit beta; this translates as MIKSELVQRIAEHNPHLYQRDVENIVNAILDEIVAALARGDRVELRGFGAFSVKHRPARAGRNPRTGAHVPVDQKSVPFFKTGKEMRERLNRDNGSSPDAGA
- a CDS encoding lipopolysaccharide assembly protein LapA domain-containing protein, translating into MRKFLTGLVLIPLGLIFIVFAVANRHLVTVSFDPFNSADPSVSVRLPLFVLIIAVAILGVVAGSSATWFRQRRWRRAARQHEADARQARSQLADLRAAAPASRYDPQRLPAPQPGGFYGPSGRDKQGATL
- the sppA gene encoding signal peptide peptidase SppA; amino-acid sequence: MSLDSDVIVDRRRIRRKLTFWRVVAVLAAIVAIATVGLVATPGGRSAFTSSNAIARINIEGLIRSDNDRVEALERLEKSQAAAVIVHINSPGGTTAGSEQLYDALTRLKAKKPLVVVVEGLAASGGYITAIAADHIVAQQTSLVGSIGVLFQFPNFTDLMKTVGVKVEEVKSSPLKAAPNGFEPTSPEARAALDSLVKDSYTWFRGLVKERRGMDDDLLEKVADGRVFTGHQAVDLKLIDQLGDEKTAVAWLVAQKGVKADLPVRNYKMTPRFGDLTFLRTAASITLDALGFSTIARQIEQAGLAQAVDRLGLDGMLALWQPAGSN
- the rpsA gene encoding 30S ribosomal protein S1, producing the protein MASTAASYNPSRDDFAAMLDESFAGGNLQESSVIKGKVVAIEKDMAVIDVGLKTEGRVALREFAGPGRESDLKVGDEVEVFLDRIENALGEAVLSRDKARREESWGKLEKAFNNNEKVHGVIFNQVKGGFTVDLDGAVAFLPRSQVDIRPIRDVAPLMNNSQPFQILKMDRRRGNIVVSRRTVLEETRAEQRQELVQNLEEGQVIDGVVKNITDYGAFVDLGGIDGLLHVTDIAWRRVNHPTEVLTIGQTVKVKIIKINHETHRISLGMKQLLDDPWQGIEAKYPLNARFTGRVTNITDYGAFVELEPGIEGLIHVSEMSWTKKNMHPGKIVSTSQEVEVQVLEVDSVKRRISLGLKQTMRNPWEVFVEKFPVGSTVEGEVKNKTEFGLFLGLEGDVDGMVHLSDLDWKLPGEQVIDNFKKGDMVKAVVLDVDVEKERISLGVKQLEGDPFAEPGDVKKGAVVTCEVLEVKESGIEVKISGTDFTTFIKRSELARDRNDQRAERFAVGEKVDARVIQFDKKARKVQVSIKALEVAEEKEAIAQYGSSDSGATLGDILGTALKQRNDK